A window of the Isosphaera pallida ATCC 43644 genome harbors these coding sequences:
- a CDS encoding HAD family hydrolase, which produces MTIEAVLFDFGNVLARFDYHRALDRLGAPRGASAPELLRRLDQGGFATVHADYECGRIDSRTLAAQFNAILGWSVPFEEFATAYQEIFELNPPVAQLARDLKAAGYLLGLGSNTGELHSSWFLKTYADLFIQFDHLILSHQIGVKKPHPAFYDHALRAMKVAPSACLFVDDLAENVQAARKQGLVAVHYEFNTTNLVEALAHLGVRVNR; this is translated from the coding sequence ATGACAATCGAAGCGGTCCTATTCGACTTCGGTAACGTCTTGGCCCGTTTCGACTACCATCGGGCCTTGGACCGCTTGGGCGCGCCCCGAGGCGCGTCAGCCCCCGAGCTGCTGCGACGGCTCGACCAAGGCGGTTTCGCCACGGTTCACGCCGACTACGAATGCGGACGGATCGACTCTCGAACCCTGGCCGCTCAGTTCAACGCCATCCTCGGCTGGTCGGTCCCGTTCGAGGAGTTCGCCACCGCATACCAAGAGATCTTCGAGCTCAACCCGCCCGTCGCCCAACTCGCCCGCGACCTCAAGGCGGCCGGATACCTCCTGGGTCTGGGCTCCAACACCGGAGAACTTCACTCCTCCTGGTTCCTCAAGACCTACGCCGACCTATTCATCCAGTTCGATCACCTGATCCTGTCCCACCAGATCGGAGTCAAGAAACCCCACCCCGCCTTCTACGACCACGCGCTACGAGCAATGAAGGTCGCACCCTCCGCCTGCCTGTTCGTAGACGACCTGGCAGAAAATGTCCAAGCCGCCCGGAAACAGGGTCTAGTGGCGGTTCACTACGAATTCAACACCACTAACCTGGTGGAAGCACTCGCCCACCTCGGCGTCCGCGTCAACCGCTGA